In Callospermophilus lateralis isolate mCalLat2 chromosome 4, mCalLat2.hap1, whole genome shotgun sequence, one genomic interval encodes:
- the LOC143397004 gene encoding olfactory receptor 6C2-like, whose product MRNHTAITTFILLGLTDDPKLQVLIFIFLFLTYMLSVAGNLTIITLTLLDSHLKTPMYFFLRNFSFLEVSFTTVCIPRFLYTMTTGDNTVTYNACATQLFFVVLLGATEFFLLAAMSYDRYVAICKPLHYTTIMSNRVCATLVLSCWFAGLLIILPPLGLGLQLEFCDSNKIDHFGCDASPLLQITCSDTVFIEKIVLTSAILTLSITLVCVTLSYTYIVKTILKFPSAQQRKKAFSTCSSHMIVVSITYGSCIFIYVKPSAKEGVAINKVVSILTTSVAPLLNPFIYTLRNKQVKAAFKDTVKRTVFLTKN is encoded by the coding sequence ATGAGAAATCATACAGCAataacaacattcatcctgctggGATTGACGGATGATCCAAAACTACAAGttctaattttcatatttttgtttctcACTTACATGTTGAGTGTGGCAGGGAACCTCACCATTATCACACTCACACTTTTGGATTCTCATCTTAAAACtcccatgtattttttcctccgaAATTTCTCTTTCCTGGAAGTCTCATTCACCACTGTTTGTATTCCCAGATTCCTGTACACCATGACAACTGGTGACAACACTGTTACTTACAATGCTTGTGCCACCCAATTATTTTTTGTTGTCCTCTTGGGAGCAACGGAATTTTTTCTCCTGGCTGCCATGTCCTATGatcgctatgtggccatctgtaAGCCCCTGCACTACACAACCATCATGAGCAACAGGGTCTGTGCTACACTTGTCCTCAGCTGTTGGTTTGCTGGCCTGTTGATCATCCTCCCACCCCTTGGCTTAGGCCTCCAGCTGGAATTCTGTGACTCAAATAAGATTGATCACTTTGGCTGTGATGCGTCTCCCCTTCTACAGATAACCTGCTCAGACACAGTGTTTATAGAGAAAATAGTCTTGACTTCTGCCATACTGACACTAAGTATTACCTTGGTGTGTGTCACTCTCTCCTACACATACATCGTCAAGACCATTCTAAAATTTCCTTCTGCCCAACAAAGGAAAAAGGCCTTTTCCACCTGCTCCTCCCACATGATTGTGGTTTCCATCACCTATGGCAGCTGCATCTTCATCTATGTCAAGCCTTCAGCAAAGGAAGGAGTGGCCATTAACAAGGTGGTGTCCATCCTCACTACTTCAGTTGCCCCTTTGCTTAACCCTTTCATCTATACACTTCGAAACAAACAAGTAAAAGCAGCTTTCAAAGACACAGTAAAACGGACTGTATTTCTCACAAAGAATTGA